In one window of Anopheles arabiensis isolate DONGOLA chromosome X unlocalized genomic scaffold, AaraD3 X_pericentromeric_contig0035, whole genome shotgun sequence DNA:
- the LOC120908196 gene encoding casein kinase 1-like protein 5 — protein MVVNLSTYRIEGEFDAGGCGTVLVGSHARSKQPVVMKMASKEVDRLLLATERRIYARLPKARGWPRLIDAGTYRKRDVLVLERLGPSLQDLLNLCGGRFGLKTVSQLALQLLDRLETFHELGYVHRDLKPDNVLLGRGTTRKTLHLIDFGLAEPRDDILSLAYMLVFLLRGGLPWYGTEERFDPDEALLLKLRITPSELCRGLPAEFQRLTEYALQMEFCDAPDYTELKRMFRNLLRQHSMQHDLHFDWNRFGC, from the exons ATGGTGGTGAATCTCTCCACCTATCGGATTGAAGGCGAATTCGATGCTGGTGGCTGCGGCACGGTGTTGGTGGGCAGCCATGCCCGCTCCAAGCAGCCggtggtgatgaaaatggccAGCAAAGAGGTGGACCGGCTCCTGCTCGCCACGGAGCGCCGGATCTATGCGCGGCTGCCGAAGGCTCGTGGATGGCCCAGACTCATCGACGCCGGTACGTATCGCAAACGCGACGTGCTGGTTTTGGAGCGCCTGGGGCCATCACTGCAGGACTTACTGAACTTGTGCGGAGGACGCTTCGGTCTGAAGACGGTTTCGCAGCTAGCGCTGCAACTGCTCGACAGGCTGGAAACATTCCACGAGCTGGGGTACGTTCACCGCGACCTGAAGCCGGACAATGTCCTGCTGGGTCGCGGAACGACCCGCAAGACGCTGCACTTGATCGACTTCGGTCTTGCCGAGCC GCGAGATGACATTTTGTCACTCGCCTACATGCTGGTGTTTTTGCTCCGCGGAGGCCTACCGTGGTATGGTACCGAGGAGCGATTTGATCCGGACGAGGCACTGCTTCTGAAGTTGCGCATTACGCCTAGCGAGCTGTGTAGAGGACTGCCGGCTGAGTTTCAGCGGTTGACCGAGTACGCGTTGCAGATGGAATTCTGCGACGCGCCGGACTATACCGAGCTGAAGCGGATGTTCCGGAATCTGCTGCGCCAACATTCCATGCAGCACGATTTGCATTTCGATTGGAACCGGTTTGGCTGCTAA
- the LOC120908197 gene encoding casein kinase I-like, which yields MVVNLSTYRIEGEFDAGGCGTVLVGSHARSKQPVVMKMASKEVDRLLLATERRIYARLPKARGWPRLIDAGTYRKRDVLVLERLGPSLQDLLNLCGGRFGLKTVSQLALQLLDRLETFHELGYVHRDLKPDNVLLGRGTTRKTLHLIDFGLPWYGTEERFDPDEALLLKLRITPSELCRGLPAEFQRLTEYALQMEFCDAPDYTELKRMFRNLLRQHSMQHDLHFDWNRFGC from the exons ATGGTGGTGAATCTCTCCACCTATCGGATTGAAGGCGAATTCGATGCTGGTGGCTGCGGCACGGTGTTGGTGGGCAGCCATGCCCGCTCCAAGCAGCCggtggtgatgaaaatggccAGCAAAGAGGTGGACCGGCTCCTGCTCGCCACGGAGCGCCGGATCTATGCGCGGCTGCCGAAGGCTCGTGGATGGCCCAGACTCATCGACGCCGGTACGTATCGCAAACGCGACGTGCTGGTTTTGGAGCGCCTGGGGCCATCACTGCAGGACTTACTGAACTTGTGCGGAGGACGCTTCGGTCTGAAGACGGTTTCGCAGCTAGCGCTGCAACTGCTCGACAGGCTGGAAACATTCCACGAGCTGGGGTACGTTCACCGCGACCTGAAGCCGGACAATGTCCTGCTGGGTCGCGGAACGACCCGCAAGACGCTGCACTTGATCGACTTCG GCCTACCGTGGTATGGTACCGAGGAGCGATTTGATCCGGACGAGGCACTGCTTCTGAAGTTGCGCATTACGCCTAGCGAGCTGTGTAGAGGACTGCCGGCTGAGTTTCAGCGGTTGACCGAGTACGCGTTGCAGATGGAATTCTGCGACGCGCCGGACTATACCGAGCTGAAGCGGATGTTCCGGAATCTGCTGCGCCAACATTCCATGCAGCACGATTTGCATTTCGATTGGAACCGGTTTGGCTGCTAA
- the LOC120908200 gene encoding casein kinase I-like, which yields MVVNLSTYRIEGEFDAGGCGTVLVGSHARSKQPVVMKMASKEVDRLLLATERRIYARLPKARGWPRLIDAGTYRKRDVLVLERLGPSLQDLLNLCGGRFGLKTVSQLALQLLDRLETFHELGYVHRDLKPDNVLLGRGTTRKTLHLIDFGLAEPYRHPRTGEHIAQDAFFPFAGTIEFAPVFAHLEYTPSRRDDILSLAYMLVFLLRGGLPWYGTEERFDPDEALLLKLRITPSELCRGLPAEFQRLTEYALQMEFCDAPDYTELKRMFRNLLRQHSMQHDLHFDWNRFGC from the coding sequence ATGGTGGTGAATCTCTCCACCTATCGGATTGAAGGCGAATTCGATGCTGGTGGCTGCGGCACGGTGTTGGTGGGCAGCCATGCCCGCTCCAAGCAGCCggtggtgatgaaaatggccAGCAAAGAGGTGGACCGGCTCCTGCTCGCCACGGAGCGCCGGATCTATGCGCGGCTGCCGAAGGCTCGTGGATGGCCCAGACTCATCGACGCCGGTACGTATCGCAAACGCGACGTGCTGGTTTTGGAGCGCCTGGGGCCATCACTGCAGGACTTACTGAACTTGTGCGGAGGACGCTTCGGTCTGAAGACGGTTTCGCAGCTAGCGCTGCAACTGCTCGACAGGCTGGAAACATTCCACGAGCTGGGGTACGTTCACCGCGACCTGAAGCCGGACAATGTCCTGCTGGGTCGCGGAACGACCCGCAAGACGCTGCACTTGATCGACTTCGGTCTTGCCGAGCCGTATCGGCACCCACGCACGGGGGAACACATAGCGCAGGATGCGTTTTtcccgttcgccggaacgatcgAGTTTGCACCAGTGTTCGCTCATCTGGAGTATACACCGAGCAGGCGAGATGACATTTTGTCACTCGCCTACATGCTGGTGTTTTTGCTCCGCGGAGGCCTACCGTGGTATGGTACCGAGGAGCGATTTGATCCGGACGAGGCACTGCTTCTGAAGTTGCGCATTACGCCTAGCGAGCTGTGTAGAGGACTGCCGGCTGAGTTTCAGCGGTTGACCGAGTACGCGTTGCAGATGGAATTCTGCGACGCGCCGGACTATACCGAGCTGAAGCGGATGTTCCGGAATCTGCTGCGCCAACATTCCATGCAGCACGATTTGCATTTCGATTGGAACCGGTTTGGCTGCTAA